The stretch of DNA GATGTGGAAAAAGCAGCTCGAACACATCATTCCGATCTTCACGTCCAACGACGCCAAGGAGGGCGCTATCGCGTTCGCCGAGAAGCGGGCGCCGAACTGGACCGGCTCGTAGGAGTAGCGCCGTGGACCTCGGGCTCAAGGATGCCACGGCCGTCGTGGTCGGCGGCGGTCGCGGAATGGGTTACGCGGCCGCGCGCTGCCTGGCCGATGACGGTGCAAGGGTGGCCGTCGTCGGGCGGACGAAAGACATTCTCGAGCGGGCCGCGAAAGACCTGGCCGAGTGCGGAAGCCCTGACGCGTTGGGATTGGTCGCCGACACCACTGACGCAGAACACGTCCAGCGGGTGTTCGACGAGCTGAGCCAGCGCTGGGACGGCCAACTCAACGCGCTCATCAACGCGGTCGGCCCCGGCTCGATAGGCACGTTCGAGGATCTCACCGACGAGCAGTGGCGCGCGGCCTTCGACGACGGCGTGCTGGGAATGGTGCACTGCGTTCGCTCCGCACTGCCGCTGCTGCGAAAGGCGCCATGGGCCCGGATCGTCAACTTCTCTGCACATTCCACGCAACGGCAGACCGTCATTCTGCCCGCGTACACGGCCGCCAAGGCGGCACTGACGAGCATCTCGAAGAACTTGTCGCTGCTGCTGGCCAAGGACGAGATCATGGTCAACGTCGTCTCGCCGGGCAGCATCGC from Mycobacterium sp. JS623 encodes:
- a CDS encoding SDR family NAD(P)-dependent oxidoreductase, with the translated sequence MDLGLKDATAVVVGGGRGMGYAAARCLADDGARVAVVGRTKDILERAAKDLAECGSPDALGLVADTTDAEHVQRVFDELSQRWDGQLNALINAVGPGSIGTFEDLTDEQWRAAFDDGVLGMVHCVRSALPLLRKAPWARIVNFSAHSTQRQTVILPAYTAAKAALTSISKNLSLLLAKDEIMVNVVSPGSIASEALRGWAESVGVDGTDPYALMAAIDKHFGHPAHLPRAGQPEEIGPVVAFLASKRNSYMTGANINVDGGSDFT